A single window of Pelorhabdus rhamnosifermentans DNA harbors:
- the nagE gene encoding N-acetylglucosamine-specific PTS transporter subunit IIBC, whose translation MFNWLGNLQKIGKALMLPVAVLPAAALLLRFGAKDVFNIPFVMQAGSAVFDNLALLFAIGIAVGLARDNNGASGLAGAVGYLVLTNGLKAINADLNMSVLAGIISGILAGYIYNRYHDIKLPEFLGFFGGRRFVPIATAASAIVLAGIFGVIWAPIQQVIHAIGEWIIGAGAFGAFVFGLCNRLLIPVGLHHILNSFVWFVFGGFTDAAGKVATGDLNRFFAGDPTAGHFMAGFYIIFMFALPAAAFAIYSTAKPENRKKIFGMIFSVAFTAFLTGITEPLEFMFMFLAPLLYLFHAVMTGIAMAVAYYFGILHGFGFSAGLIDYLLNWGLATKPLLLIPIGLIFAAIYYVVFVWAIKTFDIPTPGRYDEEDEQVNLSDANLSELSVQMLMALGGAANIESLDSCITRLRMTVKDTEVIDESKIKGLGASGLIKRGNIVQVVVGTRAELLADELKALMKEK comes from the coding sequence ATGTTTAATTGGCTGGGAAATCTTCAAAAGATAGGTAAAGCCCTCATGTTACCTGTTGCCGTGTTACCTGCAGCGGCCTTGTTGCTCCGGTTCGGAGCGAAAGATGTATTCAACATTCCGTTTGTTATGCAGGCTGGTTCTGCTGTGTTTGATAATTTGGCCTTACTATTTGCCATTGGTATTGCTGTAGGTTTGGCTCGAGATAATAATGGGGCGTCAGGGCTGGCTGGCGCAGTTGGTTATTTGGTGCTGACTAATGGTTTAAAAGCCATTAATGCTGATCTGAATATGAGCGTATTGGCTGGTATTATCAGTGGTATATTAGCCGGTTATATTTATAATAGATACCACGACATTAAGCTTCCGGAATTTCTGGGTTTTTTCGGCGGACGAAGGTTCGTGCCGATAGCGACTGCTGCATCGGCGATTGTTCTGGCAGGAATATTTGGGGTCATATGGGCACCTATTCAACAAGTCATTCATGCGATAGGTGAGTGGATTATTGGTGCTGGCGCATTTGGTGCGTTCGTATTTGGGTTATGTAACAGATTATTGATTCCAGTTGGGCTTCACCATATTTTAAATAGTTTTGTGTGGTTTGTATTTGGTGGCTTTACTGACGCGGCAGGTAAGGTGGCAACGGGAGATTTGAATCGCTTTTTTGCCGGTGATCCTACTGCCGGGCATTTTATGGCAGGATTTTATATTATTTTCATGTTCGCGTTGCCTGCTGCAGCTTTTGCTATTTATTCTACAGCTAAACCAGAAAATCGCAAAAAAATATTTGGTATGATCTTTTCGGTTGCCTTTACTGCATTTCTTACGGGGATTACTGAACCGTTAGAATTTATGTTTATGTTCTTAGCACCCCTGTTATATTTATTCCATGCGGTAATGACAGGAATTGCAATGGCTGTCGCTTATTACTTTGGAATCTTGCACGGCTTTGGTTTTTCGGCTGGATTGATCGATTATTTGTTAAACTGGGGATTGGCAACAAAACCGCTATTACTCATCCCAATTGGGCTAATATTTGCGGCAATTTACTATGTCGTTTTTGTCTGGGCCATTAAGACTTTCGATATTCCGACGCCAGGGCGCTATGATGAAGAGGATGAGCAGGTGAATTTGTCTGACGCCAATCTTAGTGAACTGTCAGTACAGATGCTGATGGCATTAGGGGGAGCTGCAAATATCGAATCCTTGGATTCTTGTATTACTCGCCTGCGCATGACCGTAAAAGACACGGAGGTTATTGACGAAAGTAAAATCAAGGGGCTAGGTGCCAGCGGGCTGATTAAGCGTGGTAACATTGTGCAGGTAGTTGTGGGTACAAGAGCCGAGTTACTTGCCGACGAGTTGAAAGCACTCATGAAGGAAAAATGA